In Methylomonas sp. MK1, the following are encoded in one genomic region:
- a CDS encoding class I SAM-dependent methyltransferase, translating into MSDYRVKFETVTVAGFDYVIRSLADLQQYADPFGEAELAGISSASWSLFGKVWPSARVLALAMHSVDLVGKRVLEIGAGLGLASLVIHRRAGDITVSDWHPLSETFLNENLLLNKLGPLQYKTGNWEIGNPGLGQFDLIIGSDVLYERQQPEQLANFIDRHAAPNAQIIIVDPDRGNRVGFCREMTALGYGCTSRIAERLTENGEHYKGRFLTFSQVVVGEAA; encoded by the coding sequence ATGTCAGATTATCGTGTCAAATTCGAGACCGTCACCGTTGCCGGTTTCGATTACGTGATTCGCTCTTTAGCCGATTTGCAGCAATATGCCGATCCGTTCGGCGAAGCTGAGCTGGCCGGGATTTCGTCCGCCAGTTGGTCGCTGTTCGGCAAGGTTTGGCCGTCCGCGCGGGTGTTGGCTTTGGCTATGCATAGTGTCGATTTGGTGGGGAAGCGCGTCCTGGAAATCGGCGCGGGTTTGGGGTTGGCCAGTCTGGTGATTCACCGGCGGGCTGGCGATATTACGGTCAGCGACTGGCATCCTTTGAGCGAGACGTTTCTTAACGAAAATCTGCTGCTAAATAAACTGGGGCCGTTGCAATATAAAACCGGCAATTGGGAAATCGGCAATCCGGGCTTGGGTCAGTTTGATCTGATTATCGGCAGCGATGTGCTTTACGAACGTCAGCAGCCCGAGCAGTTGGCTAATTTCATCGACCGGCACGCCGCGCCGAATGCACAAATCATTATTGTCGATCCTGATCGCGGCAATCGTGTGGGATTTTGCCGGGAAATGACGGCTTTGGGCTATGGCTGTACCAGCCGGATTGCCGAACGTCTGACTGAAAACGGCGAGCATTACAAAGGCCGATTTCTGACCTTCAGCCAAGTGGTCGTTGGGGAAGCGGCATGA
- a CDS encoding thiopurine S-methyltransferase — MTGRDNALWLQFWRDRRTDFHQIAVNSLLAQFWPSLHAAPGSRVFVPLCGKSLDMLWLVEQGHQVIGVELSEVAVKAFFKENRLRPVRRRLGKFTLWRSGRLSILCGDYFALSAAELGKIDTVYDRAALTALPEDIRGQYVSQLRHIVPETATILLLTAEDLELECVSDETDDVSDEIIALYGKDFVIELSHVQRIDEADSQAFAAGEAGLYKVYHLSCKKPSQA, encoded by the coding sequence ATGACCGGGCGCGATAACGCCTTGTGGTTGCAGTTTTGGCGCGACCGGCGTACCGATTTTCATCAGATTGCCGTCAATAGTTTGCTGGCGCAATTCTGGCCGAGCCTGCACGCGGCCCCAGGCAGCCGGGTCTTCGTACCGCTGTGCGGCAAGAGTCTGGATATGCTTTGGCTGGTCGAGCAAGGGCATCAGGTCATCGGTGTCGAATTAAGCGAAGTAGCCGTAAAGGCCTTTTTTAAAGAAAACCGCCTGCGGCCGGTGCGGCGGCGTTTGGGTAAATTTACGCTGTGGCGTAGCGGCAGATTAAGTATTTTGTGCGGTGATTATTTTGCGTTAAGCGCCGCCGAATTAGGGAAAATCGACACCGTTTACGATCGGGCGGCCTTAACCGCCTTGCCCGAAGATATTCGCGGGCAATATGTGTCGCAGCTGCGGCACATCGTGCCGGAGACCGCGACTATCTTGCTGTTGACTGCGGAGGACCTTGAACTGGAATGTGTTAGCGATGAGACTGACGATGTTTCCGACGAAATCATCGCGTTATACGGCAAGGACTTTGTGATCGAACTCAGTCATGTGCAACGCATAGACGAGGCTGATTCGCAAGCATTTGCGGCTGGTGAAGCCGGGCTGTACAAGGTTTATCACCTGTCCTGTAAAAAGCCAAGCCAGGCCTGA
- the nhaR gene encoding transcriptional activator NhaR: protein MERINYQHLFYFWNVAREESITRACEKLHLAQPTISGQLAVLEQQIGEKLFYKQGRKLALTDTGRLVFNYAEEIFSLGRELSNTLKGRPTGRALRLVVGVADALPKMVVYRLIEPAFRLPEPVQILCYEDKTERLLSEMAMQGMDIVLSDAPLTPTSGAKAFNHLLGECGVTVFGAPALAATYSQNFPRCLSGAPFLLPTGNTSLRRSLDQWFDTESISPAIQAEIEDSALIKTFGSGGVGLFVAPSNVEVEIQSQYGVQAIGRIDSVHERFYAITMRRKLKHPAVTAILENARDKLFPA, encoded by the coding sequence GTGGAACGTATCAACTACCAACATTTGTTTTATTTCTGGAATGTCGCACGTGAAGAAAGCATCACTCGCGCTTGCGAAAAACTGCATTTGGCGCAACCGACCATCAGCGGCCAATTAGCGGTTCTGGAACAGCAAATCGGCGAAAAATTATTTTATAAACAAGGCCGTAAACTAGCACTCACCGACACCGGTCGGTTGGTATTTAATTATGCGGAAGAAATCTTTTCGCTGGGTAGAGAGTTAAGTAATACCTTAAAAGGCCGACCCACCGGACGGGCCTTGCGTTTGGTGGTGGGCGTCGCGGACGCATTGCCGAAAATGGTGGTTTACCGTTTGATAGAGCCGGCATTCCGATTGCCGGAGCCGGTGCAGATTCTTTGTTACGAGGACAAAACCGAGCGTCTTTTGAGCGAGATGGCTATGCAAGGGATGGATATCGTTTTGTCCGATGCGCCGCTGACACCTACCAGTGGTGCCAAGGCGTTTAATCATCTGCTGGGCGAATGCGGAGTGACCGTATTCGGCGCGCCGGCATTGGCTGCGACCTATAGTCAAAACTTCCCGCGCTGCTTGAGCGGCGCGCCGTTCTTGCTGCCGACCGGCAATACGTCGTTGCGGCGTTCGCTGGATCAATGGTTTGACACCGAAAGCATTAGCCCGGCTATCCAGGCCGAAATTGAAGACAGCGCGTTAATTAAAACCTTTGGTAGCGGCGGGGTGGGATTGTTTGTCGCGCCGAGTAATGTCGAAGTGGAAATCCAAAGCCAGTACGGTGTGCAGGCCATCGGCCGCATCGACTCGGTACATGAGCGCTTTTATGCGATTACCATGCGCCGTAAACTCAAGCATCCGGCCGTGACAGCGATTCTGGAAAATGCGCGGGATAAATTGTTTCCCGCATAA